One Actinomadura viridis genomic region harbors:
- a CDS encoding MMPL family transporter: MNAKDEAARGVFARLASWSHRHRWAALGLWVLVVVAVSAGSGAVGSDYRNDFTLPGTQSQRATDLLTRHGAMQAGDSVQIVVKAPGGLRAPAVERDLRAALDRVKGLPSVVAVRTPYEDAAAISRDGTIGYGTVTLSGKSEAVPKEDVRRIIDTARTAASGALQVEAGGDAARGAQESEGGAAEGAGMLAALVILVLLFGSLIAAALPLVTALFAVGSAMGLIVLASRVATVADFTPPIMMLVGLGVGVDYALLVFYRYRYELLAGAEPREATLRSLDSAGRTVFIAACTVIIALLGLVALGLGSLQGVALAVALTVLVTMLASLTLLPALLGVFGERIRRQVLKRDAKARARGREPGAGWRRLATAVQRRPVPVLLVSVLALLALSAPALGMRLGFADAGNDPAGQTTRKAYDLLAEGFGPGFNGPLIVVGEGDAAAGRRVQAAVSGADGVAAATPPIPSRDGGLFTVLVFPETAPQDEGTADLVHTLRADVLPEGVLVGGSTAATQDFADTVSGRLPLFVAIVVGLSALLLLVVFRSVLIPIKAALLNLLSIAAALGAITLVFQEGWFGVPPGPIEAFIPVMIFAIVFGLSMDYEVFLLARIHEEWTRTRDPVGAVREGLTATGQVITAAGAIMIVVFAAFVLSPSRMLQQFGLGLAVAILLDAVVIRCLIVPAVLRLFGRRAWWLPAPLARWLPEVSLERPETPREPARTG; this comes from the coding sequence ATGAACGCGAAGGACGAGGCCGCCCGGGGCGTGTTCGCGCGGCTCGCGAGCTGGTCCCACCGGCACCGCTGGGCCGCCCTCGGCCTCTGGGTGCTGGTGGTCGTGGCCGTGTCGGCCGGCTCCGGCGCCGTCGGCTCCGACTACCGCAACGACTTCACGCTGCCGGGGACCCAGTCGCAGCGGGCCACCGACCTGCTCACCCGGCACGGGGCGATGCAGGCGGGCGACAGCGTGCAGATCGTGGTCAAGGCCCCGGGCGGGCTGCGCGCGCCCGCGGTCGAGCGGGACCTGCGGGCCGCGCTCGACCGCGTCAAGGGCCTGCCGAGCGTGGTGGCGGTGCGCACCCCGTACGAGGACGCCGCCGCGATCTCCCGGGACGGCACCATCGGGTACGGCACGGTCACCCTCTCCGGCAAGTCCGAGGCCGTCCCGAAGGAGGACGTGCGCCGGATCATCGACACCGCCCGCACCGCCGCGTCCGGGGCGCTCCAGGTGGAGGCCGGCGGGGACGCCGCGCGCGGCGCGCAGGAGAGCGAGGGCGGCGCCGCCGAGGGCGCGGGCATGCTGGCCGCGCTGGTGATCCTGGTGCTGCTGTTCGGTTCGCTGATCGCCGCCGCGCTGCCGCTGGTGACCGCGCTGTTCGCGGTGGGCAGCGCGATGGGGCTGATCGTGCTGGCCTCGCGGGTGGCCACGGTCGCCGACTTCACCCCGCCGATCATGATGCTGGTCGGGCTGGGCGTCGGCGTCGACTACGCGCTGCTGGTGTTCTACCGGTACCGGTACGAGCTGCTGGCGGGGGCGGAGCCGCGGGAGGCGACGCTGCGGTCGCTGGACTCGGCCGGCCGCACCGTCTTCATCGCCGCCTGCACGGTGATCATCGCGCTGCTGGGGCTGGTCGCGCTCGGGCTCGGCTCGCTGCAGGGCGTCGCGCTGGCGGTCGCGCTGACCGTGCTGGTCACCATGCTCGCCTCGCTGACCCTCCTGCCCGCGCTGCTGGGCGTCTTCGGCGAGCGCATCCGGCGGCAGGTGCTCAAGCGCGACGCCAAGGCGCGGGCGCGCGGCAGGGAGCCGGGCGCCGGCTGGCGGCGCCTGGCCACGGCGGTGCAGCGCCGCCCCGTCCCGGTGCTGCTGGTCTCGGTGCTCGCGCTGCTGGCGCTGTCGGCCCCGGCGCTGGGCATGCGGCTGGGCTTCGCCGACGCCGGGAACGACCCCGCGGGCCAGACCACCCGGAAGGCCTACGACCTGCTGGCCGAGGGCTTCGGGCCGGGGTTCAACGGCCCGCTGATCGTCGTGGGGGAGGGCGACGCCGCGGCGGGGCGGCGGGTCCAGGCCGCCGTGTCCGGCGCGGACGGCGTCGCGGCGGCCACGCCGCCGATCCCGTCCCGTGACGGCGGGCTGTTCACCGTCCTGGTCTTCCCCGAGACGGCGCCGCAGGACGAGGGGACCGCCGACCTCGTCCACACGCTGCGCGCGGACGTGCTGCCCGAGGGGGTGCTGGTGGGCGGGTCCACCGCGGCCACCCAGGACTTCGCCGACACGGTGTCGGGGCGGCTGCCGCTGTTCGTGGCGATCGTGGTGGGCCTGTCGGCGCTGCTGCTCCTGGTGGTGTTCCGCTCCGTGCTCATCCCGATCAAGGCGGCGCTGCTCAACCTGCTCAGCATCGCCGCCGCGCTGGGCGCGATCACGCTGGTCTTCCAGGAGGGCTGGTTCGGCGTCCCGCCGGGTCCGATCGAGGCGTTCATCCCGGTGATGATCTTCGCGATCGTGTTCGGCCTGTCCATGGACTACGAGGTCTTCCTGCTGGCGCGGATCCACGAGGAATGGACGCGCACCAGGGACCCGGTCGGCGCGGTGCGCGAGGGGCTGACGGCCACCGGCCAGGTGATCACCGCGGCCGGGGCCATCATGATCGTGGTGTTCGCCGCGTTCGTGCTGAGCCCGAGCCGGATGCTGCAGCAGTTCGGGCTCGGCCTGGCGGTGGCGATCCTGCTGGACGCGGTGGTCATCCGGTGCCTGATCGTCCCGGCGGTGCTGCGGCTGTTCGGCCGCCGCGCCTGGTGGCTGCCCGCCCCGCTGGCCAGGTGGCTGCCCGAGGTCTCGCTGGAACGGCCCGAGACGCCGCGGGAGCCCGCCCGGACCGGGTGA
- a CDS encoding sensor histidine kinase: MLFPAVLTALVVAGTVPLWLAAPQPAPRIALDVVLMLSVCGTLFLPRRHVLAAGVFALLATGLYYVLSSADGPLIVVVMACLYAVAAEGRTNAAVGLGAAVVIGAGLGTLAGNDEINGITLIMMAGWVVALVALGAVRHGRQEALRAAVLRTEEEARLRAAEERLRIARELHDVVGHHLSMINVQAGTALHRLDRDPGRAGAALGVIKEASRETLRELRATLGVLRQVDEAEPTAPAGRLDRLDELVRYAELASLETTVTVEGERRPLPAGVDLAAFRILQESITNVTRHAAARRVRVTIAYGPAELRLEVRDDGSAGGGPAGGGVRGMRERARALGGELAAGPVAGGGFRVRARLPYGEGA, encoded by the coding sequence ATGCTCTTCCCCGCGGTTCTGACGGCGCTGGTGGTGGCGGGCACCGTGCCGTTGTGGCTGGCGGCGCCTCAGCCGGCCCCGCGCATCGCGCTCGACGTGGTCCTGATGCTGAGCGTCTGCGGCACCCTGTTCCTCCCGCGCCGGCACGTGCTGGCCGCGGGCGTGTTCGCGCTGCTGGCCACGGGGCTGTACTACGTGCTCAGCTCCGCCGACGGCCCGCTGATCGTGGTGGTGATGGCGTGCCTGTACGCGGTCGCGGCCGAGGGCCGGACGAACGCCGCGGTGGGCCTGGGCGCCGCGGTGGTGATCGGCGCCGGCCTGGGCACCCTGGCCGGGAACGACGAGATCAACGGGATCACCCTGATCATGATGGCCGGCTGGGTGGTGGCGCTGGTGGCGCTGGGCGCCGTCCGGCACGGCCGGCAGGAGGCGCTGCGCGCGGCGGTGCTGCGCACCGAGGAGGAGGCGCGGCTGCGCGCCGCGGAGGAGCGCCTGCGGATCGCCCGGGAGCTGCACGACGTGGTCGGCCACCACCTGTCGATGATCAATGTGCAGGCGGGCACCGCGCTGCACCGGCTGGACCGCGACCCGGGCCGCGCCGGGGCCGCGCTCGGCGTGATCAAGGAGGCGAGCCGGGAGACGCTGCGCGAGCTGCGGGCCACGCTCGGCGTGCTGCGGCAGGTCGACGAGGCGGAGCCGACCGCGCCGGCGGGGCGGCTGGACCGGCTGGACGAGCTGGTCCGGTACGCCGAGCTGGCCTCCCTGGAGACGACCGTGACCGTCGAGGGGGAGCGCCGCCCGCTGCCCGCGGGCGTCGACCTGGCCGCGTTCCGCATCCTCCAGGAGTCGATCACCAACGTGACCCGGCACGCCGCCGCGCGGCGGGTCCGGGTGACGATCGCCTACGGCCCGGCGGAGCTGCGGCTGGAGGTACGGGACGACGGGAGCGCGGGCGGGGGCCCCGCGGGCGGCGGCGTCCGCGGCATGCGCGAGCGGGCGCGGGCGCTGGGCGGCGAGCTGGCCGCGGGCCCGGTGGCCGGCGGCGGGTTCCGGGTCCGGGCCCGGCTGCCCTACGGTGAGGGCGCATGA
- a CDS encoding response regulator, producing MIRVLIADDQHLVRAGFRSLLDDEDDITVVGEVADGAAAVAAAREARPDVILMDIRMPGMDGLEAARRIAADRDGVRIVILTTFDLDEFVYGALRAGVAGFLVKDTEPAELLRAVRVAARGDALISPSVTRRLIAEYAGRVRRPGPDPRLEELTPREREVAELVAAGLSNDEIAARLALSPATARSAVSRIMTKLGVRDRAALVVLAYESGLVSPGWLG from the coding sequence ATGATCCGGGTCCTGATCGCCGACGACCAGCATCTGGTCCGGGCCGGGTTCCGGTCCCTGCTGGACGACGAGGACGACATCACCGTGGTCGGCGAGGTCGCCGACGGGGCGGCGGCGGTGGCCGCGGCGCGGGAGGCGCGGCCGGACGTCATCCTGATGGACATCCGCATGCCCGGGATGGACGGGCTGGAGGCCGCGCGCCGGATCGCGGCGGACCGGGACGGCGTCCGGATCGTCATCCTGACCACCTTCGATCTCGACGAGTTCGTGTACGGCGCGCTGCGCGCCGGGGTGGCGGGCTTCCTGGTCAAGGACACCGAACCGGCCGAGCTCCTGCGGGCGGTCCGGGTCGCGGCCCGCGGCGACGCGCTGATCAGCCCCTCGGTGACCCGGCGGCTGATCGCCGAGTACGCGGGCCGCGTCCGCCGTCCCGGGCCCGATCCGCGGCTGGAGGAGCTCACGCCGCGCGAACGGGAGGTGGCGGAGCTGGTCGCCGCGGGCCTGTCCAACGACGAGATCGCCGCGCGGCTGGCGCTCAGCCCGGCCACCGCCCGGAGCGCGGTGAGCCGGATCATGACCAAGCTGGGCGTGCGCGACCGGGCCGCGCTGGTCGTGCTCGCCTACGAGAGCGGCCTGGTCAGCCCCGGCTGGCTCGGGTGA
- a CDS encoding transcriptional regulator produces MPSEYAKALGARLRAIRTQQGLSLHGVEEKSRGRWKAVVVGSYERGDRAVTVQKLAELADFYGVPVSELLPGGAAPSPLGPTPKLVIDLERLQQLPKDKAGPLARYAATIQSQRGDYNGKVLSIRQEDLRSLAVIYDKSPTELTEELITWGVLDPEARRAVESF; encoded by the coding sequence ATGCCGTCTGAATACGCTAAGGCTCTCGGCGCGCGCCTGCGCGCCATCCGCACCCAGCAGGGCCTGTCACTGCACGGTGTGGAGGAGAAGTCCCGTGGCCGCTGGAAGGCCGTCGTCGTGGGCTCGTACGAGCGGGGCGACCGCGCCGTCACCGTTCAGAAGCTGGCCGAGCTCGCCGATTTCTACGGCGTGCCGGTTTCCGAGTTGCTGCCCGGCGGAGCCGCGCCGAGCCCGCTCGGGCCTACACCCAAGCTCGTGATCGACCTCGAGCGGCTGCAGCAGCTTCCGAAGGACAAGGCCGGACCCCTCGCCCGGTACGCCGCGACGATCCAGAGCCAGCGTGGCGACTACAACGGAAAGGTTCTGTCCATCCGGCAGGAGGACCTGCGTTCGCTCGCGGTCATCTATGACAAGTCCCCGACCGAACTGACCGAGGAGCTCATCACCTGGGGCGTCCTCGACCCGGAGGCGCGCCGCGCCGTCGAGTCGTTCTGA
- a CDS encoding aspartate carbamoyltransferase catalytic subunit produces MNRHLISAADLTRDDALLILDTAEELAQIAGRSIKKLPTLRGRTVVNLFFEDSTRTRISFEAAAKRLSADVINFSAKGSSVSKGESLKDTALTLEAMGADGVVVRHGASGAPHRLAGWVRGSVVNAGDGTHEHPTQALLDAFTMRRRLGDLDGRRVTIVGDVLHSRVARSNVLLLHTLGAEVTLVAPPTLLPVAVGSWPCEVSYDLDAVLPKSDVVMMLRVQAERMNAAYFPTVREYSRRYGLDAERLARMSEDAIVMHPGPMNRGVEIAAEVADSVRSTIVEQVANGVSARMAVLYLLLGGSEPAIGKEISE; encoded by the coding sequence GTGAACCGCCATCTGATCTCCGCGGCCGACCTGACCCGGGACGACGCCCTGCTCATCCTGGACACCGCCGAGGAGCTGGCCCAGATCGCGGGCCGCTCCATCAAGAAGCTGCCGACGCTGCGCGGCCGCACCGTGGTGAACCTCTTCTTCGAGGACTCCACCCGCACCCGGATCTCGTTCGAGGCCGCGGCCAAGCGGCTGTCCGCCGACGTGATCAACTTCTCCGCCAAGGGGTCCAGCGTCTCCAAGGGGGAGAGCCTCAAGGACACCGCGCTCACCCTGGAGGCGATGGGCGCCGACGGCGTGGTCGTCCGGCACGGGGCCTCGGGCGCGCCGCACCGGCTGGCCGGATGGGTCCGGGGCAGCGTGGTGAACGCCGGCGACGGCACCCACGAGCACCCGACCCAGGCCCTGCTCGACGCGTTCACGATGCGGCGGCGCCTGGGCGATCTGGACGGCCGCCGGGTCACCATCGTCGGCGACGTCCTGCACAGCCGGGTGGCACGATCCAACGTGCTCCTGCTGCACACCCTCGGCGCCGAGGTCACCCTGGTGGCCCCGCCGACCCTGCTGCCGGTCGCGGTCGGCTCCTGGCCGTGCGAGGTCTCCTACGACCTCGACGCGGTGCTGCCCAAGAGCGACGTGGTCATGATGCTGCGGGTGCAGGCCGAGCGGATGAACGCCGCCTACTTCCCGACCGTCCGCGAGTACAGCCGCCGGTACGGCCTGGACGCCGAACGGCTGGCGCGCATGTCCGAGGACGCCATCGTGATGCACCCCGGGCCGATGAACCGCGGCGTCGAGATCGCCGCCGAGGTCGCCGACTCGGTCCGCTCCACCATCGTCGAGCAGGTCGCCAACGGCGTCAGCGCCCGGATGGCCGTGCTCTACCTGCTGCTCGGGGGTTCCGAGCCCGCCATCGGCAAGGAGATCTCCGAGTGA
- the pyrR gene encoding bifunctional pyr operon transcriptional regulator/uracil phosphoribosyltransferase PyrR → MADGDLRTPDGPAHKAVLEGPDIRRALTRIAHEILERTKGGDDVVLLGIQTRGVTLARRLAAQLEHVEGRPVPWGSIDVTMYRDDLRMKPARALGRTEPPPEGVDDRIVVLVDDVLFSGRTVRAALDALNDLGRPRAVQLAVLVDRGHREVPIRADYVGKNLPTSMRETVRVLLSENDARDAVVLGPADGSRAGTREEGPLRFPASVPAPGAAGRTASRDDEGGRR, encoded by the coding sequence GTGGCGGACGGTGACCTCCGGACCCCTGACGGCCCTGCACACAAGGCCGTTCTGGAGGGTCCCGACATCCGGCGCGCTCTGACACGGATCGCCCACGAGATTCTCGAACGCACCAAAGGCGGCGACGACGTCGTCCTGCTCGGCATCCAGACCCGCGGCGTGACGCTCGCGCGGCGGCTGGCCGCCCAGCTGGAGCACGTGGAGGGCCGCCCCGTCCCGTGGGGTTCGATCGACGTGACGATGTACCGCGACGACCTGCGGATGAAGCCGGCGCGCGCGCTGGGCCGCACCGAGCCGCCGCCGGAGGGCGTGGACGACCGCATCGTGGTCCTGGTGGACGACGTGCTGTTCTCCGGCCGCACCGTGCGCGCCGCGCTCGACGCGCTCAACGACCTGGGGCGCCCGCGCGCCGTCCAGCTCGCCGTCCTGGTCGACCGGGGGCACCGCGAGGTGCCGATCCGCGCCGACTACGTGGGCAAGAACCTGCCCACCTCCATGCGCGAGACCGTACGGGTCCTGCTGTCGGAGAACGACGCGCGCGACGCGGTCGTGCTCGGCCCGGCCGACGGGTCCCGGGCCGGGACGCGCGAGGAGGGGCCCCTCCGGTTCCCCGCCTCCGTGCCCGCCCCCGGCGCGGCCGGGCGGACGGCCTCCCGGGACGACGAGGGGGGCCGCCGGTGA
- a CDS encoding dihydroorotase: MTGTAHTTVLIKGARILGGDPADILVRDGEIAEVGPGLDAGGPGALVVDAGDLIALPGLVDLHTHLREPGREDAETVESGTRAAAMGGYTAVHAMANTDPVADTAGVVEQVWRLGREAGYCDVQPVGAVTRGIRGEQLAELGAMADSAARVRVFSDDGHCVSDAVIMRRALEYVKAFDGVVAQHAQEPRLTEGAQMNEGEMSARLGLGGWPAVAEEAIIARDVLLAQHVGSRLHVCHVSTAGSVEILRWAKSKGQRVTAEVTPHHLLLDDARAESYDPIYKVNPPLRTEADVRALREALADGTIDCVATDHAPHPVEAKETEWAVAAMGMIGLETALPVVQEAMVDTGLLDWAGVADRMSCRPARIGRLSGQGRPLEAGSPANITLYDPAPRRAVDPFAMTSKSRNTPYAGMELPGRVVATFLRGRPTVLEGKLQ, translated from the coding sequence GTGACCGGCACCGCGCACACCACCGTCCTCATCAAGGGCGCCCGGATCCTGGGCGGCGACCCGGCCGACATCCTGGTCCGCGACGGCGAGATCGCCGAGGTCGGCCCCGGCCTGGACGCCGGCGGGCCCGGCGCGCTGGTCGTCGACGCCGGGGACCTCATCGCCCTGCCGGGCCTGGTCGACCTGCACACGCACCTGCGCGAGCCCGGCCGGGAGGACGCCGAGACCGTCGAGTCCGGCACCAGGGCCGCCGCCATGGGCGGCTACACGGCCGTGCACGCGATGGCCAACACCGACCCGGTCGCCGACACCGCGGGCGTGGTCGAGCAGGTCTGGCGGCTCGGCCGCGAGGCCGGGTACTGCGACGTCCAGCCGGTCGGGGCGGTCACCCGCGGCATCCGCGGCGAGCAGCTCGCCGAACTGGGCGCGATGGCCGACTCGGCCGCCCGGGTGCGGGTGTTCTCCGACGACGGCCACTGCGTCTCCGACGCGGTGATCATGCGGCGCGCGCTGGAGTACGTGAAGGCGTTCGACGGCGTGGTCGCCCAGCACGCGCAGGAGCCGCGGCTGACCGAGGGCGCGCAGATGAACGAGGGCGAGATGTCGGCCCGGCTCGGGCTCGGCGGCTGGCCCGCGGTGGCCGAGGAGGCGATCATCGCCCGGGACGTGCTGCTGGCCCAGCACGTCGGCTCCCGGCTGCACGTCTGCCATGTCTCCACCGCCGGCTCGGTGGAGATCCTCCGCTGGGCCAAGAGCAAGGGGCAGCGGGTCACCGCCGAGGTCACCCCGCACCACCTGCTGCTCGACGACGCCCGCGCCGAGAGCTACGACCCGATCTACAAGGTCAACCCGCCGCTGCGCACCGAGGCCGACGTCAGGGCGCTGCGCGAGGCGCTGGCCGACGGCACGATCGACTGCGTCGCCACCGACCACGCCCCGCACCCGGTCGAGGCCAAGGAGACCGAGTGGGCGGTGGCCGCCATGGGCATGATCGGCCTGGAGACCGCCCTGCCGGTGGTCCAGGAGGCCATGGTCGACACCGGGCTGCTCGACTGGGCCGGGGTCGCCGACCGGATGTCCTGCCGCCCGGCCCGCATCGGCCGGCTGTCCGGCCAGGGCCGCCCGCTGGAGGCCGGCTCGCCCGCCAACATCACCCTGTACGACCCGGCCCCGCGCCGCGCCGTGGACCCGTTCGCGATGACCTCCAAGAGCCGCAACACCCCGTACGCGGGGATGGAGCTGCCCGGTCGCGTCGTGGCCACGTTCCTGCGCGGCCGGCCCACCGTCCTGGAAGGAAAGCTTCAGTGA
- the carA gene encoding glutamine-hydrolyzing carbamoyl-phosphate synthase small subunit has product MTPATLVLEDGRIFRGAAYGAEGETFGEMVFNTGMTGYQETLTDPSYARQIVAMTAPHIGNTGVNDDDPESRRIQVAGYVVREPARVASSWRATGSLGSALREQGIVGIAIPGTRALTRHLRDRGAMRAGIFSGAAAAAPEAEQLEKVLASPSMEGADLARDVSTAEPYVIAAHGEKRFTVAAVDLGIKSMTPYRMAERGCEVHVLPATSTAEDILALDPDGVFFSNGPGDPAAAGYAVDALRGVLDAGRPFFGICFGNQIFGRALGLGTYKLRFGHRGVNQPVQDRRTGRVDVSAHNHGFAVDAPVDAPFDTPYGRAEVTHVNLNDGCVEGLRLIDRPAFSVQYHPEAAAGPHDATGLFDRFCELMEGPR; this is encoded by the coding sequence GTGACCCCTGCGACCCTGGTCCTCGAAGACGGACGGATCTTCCGAGGCGCCGCGTACGGGGCCGAGGGGGAGACCTTCGGGGAGATGGTCTTCAACACCGGGATGACCGGCTACCAGGAGACCCTCACCGACCCCTCCTACGCCCGTCAGATCGTGGCGATGACCGCCCCGCACATCGGCAACACCGGCGTCAACGACGACGATCCCGAATCGCGCCGGATCCAGGTCGCCGGGTACGTGGTGCGCGAGCCCGCCCGGGTGGCGTCCAGCTGGCGGGCCACCGGCTCGCTGGGCTCGGCGCTGCGCGAGCAGGGGATCGTGGGCATCGCGATCCCGGGGACCCGCGCGCTCACCCGCCACCTGCGCGACCGGGGCGCGATGCGCGCCGGGATCTTCAGCGGCGCCGCCGCGGCGGCGCCGGAGGCCGAGCAGCTGGAGAAGGTGCTGGCCTCCCCGTCGATGGAGGGCGCCGACCTGGCCCGCGACGTGTCCACGGCCGAGCCGTACGTCATCGCGGCGCACGGGGAGAAGCGGTTCACCGTCGCGGCCGTCGACCTGGGCATCAAGTCGATGACGCCGTACCGGATGGCCGAGCGCGGCTGCGAGGTGCACGTGCTCCCCGCCACCAGCACGGCGGAGGACATCCTCGCCCTGGACCCCGACGGGGTCTTCTTCTCCAACGGCCCCGGCGACCCGGCCGCCGCCGGATACGCGGTGGACGCGCTGCGCGGCGTCCTGGACGCCGGCCGGCCGTTCTTCGGGATCTGCTTCGGCAACCAGATCTTCGGCCGCGCGCTCGGCCTGGGGACCTACAAGCTGCGGTTCGGGCACCGGGGCGTCAACCAGCCCGTCCAGGACCGGAGGACCGGCAGGGTGGACGTCTCGGCGCACAACCACGGGTTCGCCGTGGACGCCCCGGTCGACGCGCCGTTCGACACCCCCTACGGGCGGGCCGAGGTCACCCATGTCAACCTGAACGACGGGTGCGTCGAAGGGCTCCGGCTCATCGACCGGCCGGCCTTCAGCGTCCAGTACCACCCCGAGGCCGCGGCCGGGCCGCACGACGCCACCGGCCTGTTCGACCGCTTCTGCGAGCTGATGGAGGGGCCGAGATAA